One stretch of Streptomyces sp. MMBL 11-1 DNA includes these proteins:
- a CDS encoding GNAT family N-acetyltransferase, with protein sequence MTDSTPPPSYTVRPATRADLEGARRLMLDTFYREFGYGYVPAWHRDVVDLSGTYLDDPRHQLLVAVRDGEVVATTGVRSGGPAHPPHPRWLSERYPPVTTAQLVRVYVHPEHRRHGLARTLVRRACDFAASTPGYDSIYLHTNVQVEGAEAFWRSLAKEIFDARPTGEHGPGVDTVHFEIPLPH encoded by the coding sequence ATGACCGACAGCACCCCGCCCCCCTCGTACACCGTGCGGCCCGCCACGCGGGCCGACCTGGAGGGAGCGCGGCGCCTGATGCTCGACACCTTCTACCGGGAGTTCGGCTACGGCTACGTCCCCGCCTGGCACCGCGACGTCGTCGACCTCTCGGGCACCTACCTGGACGACCCTCGGCACCAGCTGCTGGTGGCCGTGCGCGACGGCGAGGTGGTGGCCACCACCGGCGTACGGTCGGGCGGCCCGGCCCACCCGCCGCACCCCCGCTGGCTCTCCGAGCGGTACCCGCCGGTGACCACCGCCCAGCTCGTCCGCGTCTACGTCCACCCGGAGCACCGCCGCCACGGACTGGCGCGGACCCTGGTGCGCCGGGCGTGCGACTTCGCCGCCTCGACACCCGGCTACGACAGCATCTACCTGCACACCAACGTCCAGGTGGAGGGCGCCGAAGCCTTCTGGCGCAGCCTGGCCAAGGAGATCTTCGACGCCCGGCCGACGGGTGAGCACGGCCCCGGCGTCGACACCGTCCACTTCGAGATCCCCCTGCCCCACTGA
- a CDS encoding ABC transporter substrate-binding protein, with the protein MRVPSRPLLLPAVLTASALLTGCFSSSETTGTGTGERLRVAMMQPPRSGLSPLSDDAFKLSRWSTAETLVRLNADSDAEPALATAWKQSGRTWTFTLREGVTFHDGTELTAGAVVRSLTRAAGASPKPRILDGVELTVKEGSPGTVVVATAEEDPLVPQRLSSPQLSILAAKAYRGKTVDPAGAGTGPFELTRVDGTSSATLDRYDDYWGGTAKASGIDVTFVPDGTARAAALRSGEADIVEAVPVSQAALLDEDLITEVPMPRTNTLYLNTETGAFRNPALRAAAREAIDAESIVNGVYEGRADVAEGLLGPALPWAADLREPVRRAKAGGPAGRRITIGTFTDRAELPEVAAALQQQLKKAGFQVKLEVREYANIESDALAGAFDAFILSRATVLDSGDPAAYLYSDFASDGSFNIPQLASPAVDKALDKAGATPTGDARRRAVIDAETAVLATDAAVPMLHERVIQGDAADVVGAAHDPRERELVTLDTHVK; encoded by the coding sequence GTGCGCGTCCCGTCCCGTCCCCTGCTCCTCCCCGCGGTCCTCACCGCTTCCGCCCTGCTCACCGGCTGCTTCTCGTCCTCGGAGACCACAGGCACCGGCACCGGCGAGCGCCTCCGCGTCGCGATGATGCAGCCCCCTCGCTCCGGCCTGTCCCCGCTGTCCGATGACGCGTTCAAGCTGTCCCGCTGGTCCACCGCGGAGACGCTCGTGAGGCTGAACGCGGACAGCGACGCCGAGCCCGCGCTGGCCACCGCGTGGAAACAGTCCGGCCGGACCTGGACCTTCACCCTCCGCGAGGGCGTCACCTTCCACGACGGCACCGAGCTGACCGCCGGGGCCGTCGTCCGTTCCCTCACGAGAGCCGCGGGCGCCTCCCCCAAGCCCCGCATACTCGACGGCGTCGAACTGACCGTGAAGGAGGGCAGCCCCGGCACCGTGGTCGTGGCGACCGCGGAGGAGGACCCCCTGGTCCCGCAGCGGCTCAGCTCCCCTCAGCTGTCGATCCTCGCGGCCAAGGCGTACCGGGGGAAGACCGTGGATCCGGCCGGGGCCGGCACCGGCCCCTTCGAGCTGACCCGGGTCGACGGCACCTCCTCCGCCACCCTCGACCGCTACGACGACTACTGGGGCGGTACGGCCAAGGCTTCCGGCATCGACGTGACGTTCGTGCCCGACGGCACCGCCCGCGCCGCCGCCCTGCGCAGCGGCGAGGCCGACATCGTCGAGGCGGTGCCCGTCTCGCAGGCCGCGCTGCTGGACGAGGACCTGATCACCGAGGTCCCGATGCCGCGCACCAACACGCTCTACCTGAACACGGAGACGGGCGCCTTCAGGAACCCGGCGCTGCGGGCCGCGGCCCGGGAGGCGATCGACGCCGAATCGATCGTGAACGGCGTGTACGAGGGGAGGGCCGACGTGGCCGAGGGGCTGCTGGGGCCCGCGCTGCCGTGGGCGGCCGACCTGCGGGAGCCGGTGCGCCGTGCGAAGGCGGGGGGCCCCGCGGGCAGGCGCATCACCATCGGTACGTTCACCGACCGGGCGGAACTGCCCGAAGTGGCCGCCGCTCTGCAACAGCAGCTGAAGAAGGCGGGCTTCCAGGTGAAACTGGAGGTGCGCGAGTACGCCAACATCGAGTCCGACGCCCTGGCGGGCGCGTTCGACGCGTTCATCCTGTCCCGGGCCACCGTTCTCGATTCCGGCGACCCGGCCGCGTACCTGTACAGCGACTTCGCCTCCGACGGTTCGTTCAACATCCCCCAGCTCGCCAGTCCGGCCGTGGACAAGGCCCTGGACAAGGCGGGCGCGACGCCGACCGGTGACGCCCGCCGCCGGGCCGTCATCGACGCCGAGACCGCCGTGCTCGCCACCGACGCGGCGGTGCCGATGCTCCACGAGCGCGTGATCCAGGGTGACGCCGCCGACGTGGTCGGGGCGGCCCACGATCCGCGTGAGCGGGAACTGGTCACGCTCGACACGCACGTCAAGTGA